The DNA sequence CCACCTGGCTGTCGTCCACCACCAGGATGTTGGCGGCGGCCAGCAGGCTGATGTCTTCTTCACTCAAGGTTTTTTGCGGCGGCTCAGGCAGCGGCGGGGCAATGGCGTGGATGACTTTTTCAATGTCCAGCACCTGCACCAGGGTGTTGTCGACCCGGGTCACGCCGGTAATGAACGAGCGGTTGCCCGAGCCATAGGGTGGCGGTTTGATGTCAGTGCTCAGGCAATGCACGATACGGCTGACCGCCTGCACATGCAGGCCCTGGCGCGAGCGGCTGATCTCGGTGACGATCAGGCAGCCGCCGTCCGGGTCGGTCAAAGGCTGTTCACCGATGGCGCGGGACAGGTCGATGACCGACAGCGAATGGCCGCGCAGGGTCGCCACGCCTTTCACGTGGGGGTGCGATTCGGGCAGCTTGGTCAGCGCTGGGCAGGGGATGATCTCGCTGACCTTGAGCAGGTTGATTGCCATCAACTTGCCGCTGCGCAGCGTGAACAGCAGCAGGGACAGCGAGTCCGCGCGGGCATTTTGCGTGGCCATGGTGACCTTCGTCGGGAACAGGGGTAACCGGTTATCGGCCTGATCTGTTCGGGCTTTAGGCTCTGTACGAAAAGCCTTGATACTTGTTCATGCTGCGTTGAAAACAGCCTCGGAATGCTCATTCACTCCAGTACACTCCGCTTCCTCGGCTGTTTTCGCCTTGCCTGACCTGCGTCTCAAGACTTTTCGTACAGAGCCAAGGGGCAACCCCTCAGCGTAATCCCAGGCGGTGCGCCAAACGGCTGAGATTGGCCCGATCCAGTCCCAGCTCTCGGGCTGCGGCCGCCCAGTTGTGCTGATGCCGCTGCAGGCAGGCTTCGATCAGCTGGCGCTGGTAGACGTCGACGGCTGCGCGCAGTCCACCTTCGGCCAGGGCCGCCGCCTGTATGGGGGCAGCAGGGGAGGGCGGGGTGCCGGGCGCGGCGTTTGCGCGCAGGTCGAGGTCGATGGCTTCCAGGGTGAGGATGCGTGGCCTGTCTGGGTGCTGGCCCAGCGCCTTGAGCGCCGAGCGGCCGATCAGGTGTTCCAGTTCCCGCACGTTGCCTGGCCAGTCGTAGGCCAGCAGTGCCGCCTGGGCGCCGCTGCTCAGGCGCAGGCTGTTCAGGCCCAGGCGCGAACGGTTCTGTTCGAGGAAGTAGCCAGCCAGCAGCAGCACATCGCGCCCGCGTTCGCGCAACGGCGGCACGTGCAGCGGGTAGACACTGAGGCGGTGGTAGAAATCGGCGCGGAAGTTACCGCTGCGCACCTCCGCCGCCAGGTCGCGGTTGGTGGCGGCGATCAGGCGCACATCCACCCGGTGCTCGCGGTCCGAGCCAAGGCGCTGCAACTGGCCGCTCTGCAGGACACGCAGCAACTTGGCCTGCACCGTCAGCGGCAGTTCACCCACTTCGTCGAGGAACAGCGTGCCGCCATTGGCCAGCTCGAACTTGCCGCGGCGCTCGCCATGGGCGCCGGTGAAAGCGCCGCGGACATGGCCGAACAGTTCGCTTTCAACCAGCGTGTCGGGCAAGGCGGCGCAGTTGAGGCTGACCAGCGGTTTGTCGGCGCGGTTGCTGGCCTGGTGCAAGGCCTGCGCCACCAGTTCCTTGCCAACCCCGGTTTCACCGGTGATCAGCACGGTCAGGTCGCTGCCACCAACCAGGCGGATTTCCTCCACCAGGCGCTTGTGGGCGGGGCTCTGGCCGATCAGTTCTCTATCCTGGCCGCTGGCCTGGCGGTAGATCTCGGCGCGGTGGTGCTCGTCTTCGGCACGCAGGGCCAGGTGCTCGATTCGTTCGGCCACGGTAACCGTGGCGGCAGCCAGGCTGGCGAAGGCCTGCAGGGCATCCAGCTCCAGGCTCTGGAACTGCCCGGGGGTGAGGGCGTCGAGGGTGACCAGGCCCCAGGGGCGCTCATCGACCATCAGTGGGCAGCCCATGCAGTCATGTACTTCCAGGTTGGCATGGGCGGCGTTGACCAGGCCATCGTAAGGGTCGGGCAGCTCGGAGTCGCTGGCGAAGCGGGTGGGCTCCGGGCGGCTGAGCAGGATCTGGAAGCGCGGGTGCTCGCTGACCCGGAAGCGCCGGCCAAGGGTATCCGGGCTCAGGCCGTCCACCGCCAGCGGCACCAGCCACTCACCGTCCAGGCGCAGCAGCGCGGCGGCATCGCAGGGCAGTAGCCCGCGCATGGCCTGTAACAGGCGGCGGTATCGTTCCTGGTCCGGCAAGTCGCGGGACAGGTCACTGACCAGGGGCAGCAGGGCGGTGAGCAGTGGCTTTGTAGTCATATGGACTCCTGTGGGTCGTTATGACTATACGCGCGGGCGGGTCGTTTTGACATGACGCCGGTCAAAGCCCTGATTTTGCTGGGAATAAAAGTTGGCACGATTGCTGTAATAACCGCGGCAGTCATTCGAAGCCACAGGCTCAGGAGTTGTCGCAATGCTCAATGCCGAACAACGTGCAATCATCAAGGCCACTGTCCCCCTGCTGGAAAGCGGCGGCGAAGCGCTGACCACCCACTTCTACAAGATGATGCTCAGCGAGTACCCGCAGGTACGCCCGCTGTTCAACCAGGCCCACCAGGCCAGCGGTGACCAGCCGCGTGCCCTGGCCAACGGCGTGCTGATGTATGCCCGCCACATCGATCAACTGGAGCAGCTGGGCGGCCTGGTCGGTCAGATCATCAACAAGCATGTCGCCTTGCAGATTCTGCCGGAGCACTACCCGATCGTCGGCAGCTGCCTGCTGCGCGCCATCGAGGAGGTGCTGGGCAAGGACATCGCCACCCCCGCCGTCATCGAGGCCTGGGGCGCGGCCTATGGCCAACTGGCCGACATTCTGATCGGCGCTGAAGAAAATCTCTACATGCAGAAGGAAGAAGCCGAAGGTGGCTGGCGCGGTACCCGTGAATTCCGCCTGGTACGCCGGGAGCAGGAAAGCAGCGAGATCGTTTCGTTCTACTTTGCCCCGGTTGATGGCAAAGCGGTGCTCAAGGCCGAACCTGGCCAGTATATCGGCCTGAAGCTGGACATCGACGGTGCCGAGCAGCGCCGCAACTATTCCCTGTCGGCCCTGTGCGATGGCAAGGAATATCGCATCAGCGTCAAGCGCGAGCAGGGTGGCAAGGTTTCCAATTACCTGCATGACCAGTTGGCCGTGGGCGATACCCTGCAGCTGTTCCCGCCGGCTGGCGACTTCACCCTGGCCGCAGGTGACAAGCCGCTGGTGCTGATCAGTGGTGGCGTTGGCATCACCCCGACCTTGGCGATGCTGCAGGCGGCCCTGCAAACCCGGCGCGAGGTGCATTTCATCCATTGTGCGCGTAACGGCGCCGTGCATGCCTTCCGTGACTGGGTCGATGGCCTGGCCGAGCGTTATCCTCAGCTCAAGCGCTTCTATTGCTATGCCGAGCCGGAAGGTGCTGCTGCAGCCGATGCGGTGGGCTTGCTGAGTGAAGACCTGCTGGCCGAGTGGCTGCCGCAGGAGCGCGATGTGGATGCGTACTTCCTCGGGCCGAAGGGCTTCATGGCGGCGGTCAAGCGCCAGCTGAAAGGCCTGGGCGTGCCGGAGCAGCAGAGCCGCTACGAGTTCTTCGGGCCGGCGGCGGCGCTGGAGTGATGTAGCGCCGGTATCGGCCTCTTCGCGGGTTTACCTGCGAAAGGTCCGGTACGGGCTTGCGAAACTCGTCATCCCAGCCGCTGGCAAGCCAGCTCCCTTGCAGCATTGCTCCCGCCCGTGGGTAATCGAGAACGAAACGGTCGACAGCATTCGCCGCCTGGGGGCTGGCTTGCCAGCGGCTGGGCCAGCCACCTTGTGCCTATATATAAGGAACGATTAAAACCTTCGTGTAGTTTTCATCGTTAATTCTCCTTTAATCACGGTATCCTTCACTCCCGGGTGTCGAGGGGCTTGGCCCTGCGCGGCACCTGGGCAGCCGCTTTTTGCTGCCCGACGTTGAACCGACGTCGTCGCGGCCGGTCTCAGCCACGCTGGATAGCCCTGCGCCGCGCTATCACGCTGCTTCCTCGGCATGCTCACAGGCCCTGCCCAGCGTGTAGACTTGCGCCCAGGCAGGCGGACCACGCTGCCACTATCCATCGAAGGAATCGGCAATGAACGAACAAACATCGCGCCTGAATCGGGAACGGCGCTTTCTGGTGCTGTTGGGCCTGATCTGCATTTCGCTGATCGGCGGCGCCCTGTACATGCAGATCGTGCTCGGCGAGGCGCCGTGCCCTCTGTGCATCCTGCAGCGTTATGCGCTGCTGTTCATTGCCCTGTTCGCCTTCATCGCGGCTGCGATGCCCGGGCGCCGCAGCCTGACCTTCTTCGAGGCACTGGTAGTGCTCAGCGCCATTGGCGGAATCGTTGCGGCCGGCAACCATGTGTATATACTCGCCAACCCCATGGTCAGTTGTGGCATCGATACCCTGCAGCCAATCGTGGACGATCTGCCGCTGGCCAAGCTATGGCCGCTGGTGTTCCAGGTCGATGGTTTCTGCAGCACGCCGTATCCGCCGATCCTCGGCCTGTCCCTGGCGCAGTGGGCGTTGCTGGCGTTTGTCCTGACGGCCGTGCTGGTTCCGCTCGGGATCTACCGCAACCGACGCCAGGCTTAGACAAAAGTACCGAATGGCATGGGGTCTTTTGCACCCCATGAGAAGAGTGAAAAGTTGCTCCCCGCTTGATCCAGATCAACCCGTAGGCCTTGCAGAATGCGGCTTTGGGGGCTAGCAAGCGGGGTGCGACAAACTGTCGCGAAGTTGAATTTTCGAGCAGTATTGTTGCGGATTCTGTAAAAGACTGTTGCTCAATAAGTCATAGTCAAGGGTTGGCGACCTATCTACAATCGCCCCCAATTTCCGTTCGGCACTGCTTGCGAGTCGCAGGATTGAAGGAAGCCCCAGCGCTCCTTTTTGCTGACTTCGTCAAGTTTCGCCCAACGGCGATACCGGGCGGACCCCCCTCCGCGTTTTCCCGCACCAAATGGACTTGGTCTGAAGTACAGGCCTGTTGCCTACGAAACCATAAGCACCGCTAACCCGCTTGACGCCAAGGTCCTGCAGTCGGACCCGGGCAGGAGCGAGTACGGGCGCGAAATGCCGCACTTGGCAGGACGAAGTGTTGGCTACCAAAACACAAATTGCATTGAAGCAAGCTGATCTAGAGGTCGTGAGATGAGTAAAAAGCGTTACCCCAGACTGTTTGGCATATTGCCCTTTTTAGGCATGCTTTTACTCAGTGGGTGCAACTGGACCCTGCTCGACCCGAAGGGCCAGGTCGGCATTGAGCAAAAGAACCTGATCCTCATCGCTACCGGCCTGATGCTGCTGGTGGTGATTCCGGTCATCATCATGACCGTGGTTTTCGCCTGGAAGTACCGTGCTTCCAACAAGGCCGCCACCTACACCCCCGACTGGTCGCACTCGACCAAGATCGAAGCCGCGGTGTGGATCATCCCGATCCTTATCATCATCGCCCTGGGCTACTTCACCTACCACTCCACGCACAAGCTGGACCCGTATCGCCCACTGGATTCCGATGTGAAGCCGGTGCAGATCGACGTGGTCGCGCTGGACTGGAAATGGCTGTTCATCTACCCGGAGCAGGGCATTGCCACGGTCAACAAGATCGTCTTCCCGGCTAACACCCCGGTCAACTTCCGCGTCACTTCCGACGCCGTGATGAACTCGTTCTTCATCCCGGGCCTGGGCGGCCAGATCTACGCCATGGCCGGCATGACCACCAAGCTGCACCTGATCGCCAACGAAAACGGCGAGTTCGACGGTATCAGCGCCAACTATAGCGGTGCTGGCTTCACCGGCATGAAATTCAAGGCTACTGCCACCTCCCAGGAAGACTTCGACAAGTGGGTCGCCGAGGTCAAGCAGTCGCCGAAGAAGCTGGACAAGGCCGAATACGACGCCTTGGCCAAACCAAGCGAAAACAACCCGGTCGCGCTGTACAGCGAGGCTTCGCCTGACCAGTTCCAGCTGATCGTCGACAAGTACGAAGGCATGAACCGCGGTCGTCCGAGCCACGAAGAAGCAGGCAGCAAAGATCTGGCCACTACCAAGGGTGTGGAATCGAGTATGCAACCAGCTGCCGGTGCAGAGGAGTAAGAGATGTTCGGTAAACTAAGCCTGGAGGCGATACCCTATCACGAGCCGATAGTCATGGTGACACTTGCCATGATCGCGCTCGGTGGTATCGCTGTCGTCGGTGCTATCACCTACTTCCGCAAGTGGACCTACTTGTGGACCGAGTGGTTGACGACTGTCGACCACAAGAAGATCGGGGTGATGTACATCATCGTCGCGATGGTCATGCTGCTGCGCGGCTTTGCCGACGCCATCATGATGCGTACCCAGCTGGCTGCCGCTACCGGTGGCTCCGAAGGCTACCTGCCGCCTGAACACTATGACCAGATCTTCACCGCGCACGGTGTGATCATGATCATCTTCATGGCGATGCCGTTCTTCACCGGCCTGATGAACCTGGCGGTTCCGCTGCAGATCGGTGCACGTGACGTTGCCTTCCCGTTCCTCAACTCGCTGAGCTTCTACCTGCTGCTGGCAGGCGTGCTGCTGGTCAACATCTCGCTGGGCGTTGGTGAATTCG is a window from the Pseudomonas anuradhapurensis genome containing:
- a CDS encoding chemotaxis protein, producing the protein MATQNARADSLSLLLFTLRSGKLMAINLLKVSEIIPCPALTKLPESHPHVKGVATLRGHSLSVIDLSRAIGEQPLTDPDGGCLIVTEISRSRQGLHVQAVSRIVHCLSTDIKPPPYGSGNRSFITGVTRVDNTLVQVLDIEKVIHAIAPPLPEPPQKTLSEEDISLLAAANILVVDDSQVALQQSVHTLRNLGIECHTARSAKDAINVLLELQGTAQEINIIVSDIEMSEMDGYAFTRTLRETPDFQHLYILLHTSLDSTMSAEKARLAGANAILTKFSSPELTDCLVVAARTVVFAER
- the norR gene encoding nitric oxide reductase transcriptional regulator NorR, whose amino-acid sequence is MTTKPLLTALLPLVSDLSRDLPDQERYRRLLQAMRGLLPCDAAALLRLDGEWLVPLAVDGLSPDTLGRRFRVSEHPRFQILLSRPEPTRFASDSELPDPYDGLVNAAHANLEVHDCMGCPLMVDERPWGLVTLDALTPGQFQSLELDALQAFASLAAATVTVAERIEHLALRAEDEHHRAEIYRQASGQDRELIGQSPAHKRLVEEIRLVGGSDLTVLITGETGVGKELVAQALHQASNRADKPLVSLNCAALPDTLVESELFGHVRGAFTGAHGERRGKFELANGGTLFLDEVGELPLTVQAKLLRVLQSGQLQRLGSDREHRVDVRLIAATNRDLAAEVRSGNFRADFYHRLSVYPLHVPPLRERGRDVLLLAGYFLEQNRSRLGLNSLRLSSGAQAALLAYDWPGNVRELEHLIGRSALKALGQHPDRPRILTLEAIDLDLRANAAPGTPPSPAAPIQAAALAEGGLRAAVDVYQRQLIEACLQRHQHNWAAAARELGLDRANLSRLAHRLGLR
- the hmpA gene encoding NO-inducible flavohemoprotein codes for the protein MLNAEQRAIIKATVPLLESGGEALTTHFYKMMLSEYPQVRPLFNQAHQASGDQPRALANGVLMYARHIDQLEQLGGLVGQIINKHVALQILPEHYPIVGSCLLRAIEEVLGKDIATPAVIEAWGAAYGQLADILIGAEENLYMQKEEAEGGWRGTREFRLVRREQESSEIVSFYFAPVDGKAVLKAEPGQYIGLKLDIDGAEQRRNYSLSALCDGKEYRISVKREQGGKVSNYLHDQLAVGDTLQLFPPAGDFTLAAGDKPLVLISGGVGITPTLAMLQAALQTRREVHFIHCARNGAVHAFRDWVDGLAERYPQLKRFYCYAEPEGAAAADAVGLLSEDLLAEWLPQERDVDAYFLGPKGFMAAVKRQLKGLGVPEQQSRYEFFGPAAALE
- a CDS encoding disulfide bond formation protein B, producing the protein MNEQTSRLNRERRFLVLLGLICISLIGGALYMQIVLGEAPCPLCILQRYALLFIALFAFIAAAMPGRRSLTFFEALVVLSAIGGIVAAGNHVYILANPMVSCGIDTLQPIVDDLPLAKLWPLVFQVDGFCSTPYPPILGLSLAQWALLAFVLTAVLVPLGIYRNRRQA
- the cyoA gene encoding ubiquinol oxidase subunit II → MSKKRYPRLFGILPFLGMLLLSGCNWTLLDPKGQVGIEQKNLILIATGLMLLVVIPVIIMTVVFAWKYRASNKAATYTPDWSHSTKIEAAVWIIPILIIIALGYFTYHSTHKLDPYRPLDSDVKPVQIDVVALDWKWLFIYPEQGIATVNKIVFPANTPVNFRVTSDAVMNSFFIPGLGGQIYAMAGMTTKLHLIANENGEFDGISANYSGAGFTGMKFKATATSQEDFDKWVAEVKQSPKKLDKAEYDALAKPSENNPVALYSEASPDQFQLIVDKYEGMNRGRPSHEEAGSKDLATTKGVESSMQPAAGAEE